A single window of Brevundimonas vitisensis DNA harbors:
- a CDS encoding AAA family ATPase — MNVTRGKETFTEEEMQELRDRLSAYKAEKGLTWPQVGDKVGVNRVTIQLFASNKYGADNRDLAFKVNRFFLAEDAAAQMALQAPLVPDFTWTPTAKAMTRQLQWAHRGKISVITGDPGVGKTATFEQYLQDTPNAFMVTADKSTTGVTSLLLAMLNAAGNVSRLGGRAYTLKTLLLERLQGLNPLIIIDEAQHLEDDAVEMARAIHDALKCGLVLAGNTEIMRRVSRGARTPAFAQLHSRVSWPQHYKRPTQTDIDIILRAWGVTRADEIAFLREIGALPGGLRSITMTLEMATLGATATEEPRVLGHLRETYEQRVAPLLAAT; from the coding sequence GAGATGCAGGAGCTGCGCGACCGCCTGTCCGCCTACAAGGCCGAGAAAGGCCTGACCTGGCCACAGGTCGGCGACAAGGTCGGGGTCAATCGCGTCACCATCCAGCTGTTCGCCAGCAACAAATACGGTGCGGACAACCGGGACCTGGCCTTCAAGGTCAACCGGTTCTTCCTGGCCGAGGATGCCGCCGCCCAAATGGCGCTGCAGGCGCCGCTGGTTCCGGACTTCACCTGGACACCCACCGCCAAGGCGATGACCCGCCAGCTGCAGTGGGCGCACCGGGGCAAGATCTCGGTCATCACCGGCGACCCCGGCGTCGGCAAGACCGCCACCTTCGAGCAGTACCTGCAGGACACGCCGAACGCATTTATGGTCACGGCCGACAAGTCGACGACCGGCGTGACATCCCTGCTGCTGGCGATGCTGAACGCGGCGGGCAATGTCTCGCGGCTCGGCGGTCGCGCCTACACCTTGAAGACGCTGCTTCTGGAGCGCCTGCAGGGCCTGAACCCGCTGATCATCATCGATGAGGCCCAGCATCTTGAGGATGACGCGGTCGAGATGGCGCGCGCCATCCACGACGCGCTGAAATGCGGCCTGGTTCTGGCCGGCAATACCGAGATCATGCGCCGGGTCAGTCGCGGTGCCCGCACGCCCGCCTTCGCCCAGCTGCACAGCCGGGTCAGCTGGCCTCAGCACTACAAGCGCCCGACCCAGACGGACATCGACATCATCCTGCGCGCCTGGGGCGTCACCCGCGCGGACGAGATCGCCTTCCTGCGCGAGATCGGCGCGCTGCCGGGCGGTCTGCGCTCGATCACCATGACCCTGGAGATGGCCACGCTGGGGGCCACCGCGACCGAAGAGCCGCGCGTCCTCGGTCACCTTCGCGAAACCTACGAACAGCGGGTCGCCCCGCTGCTGGCGGCAACATGA